In a genomic window of Pieris brassicae chromosome 7, ilPieBrab1.1, whole genome shotgun sequence:
- the LOC123712458 gene encoding lipase 3-like, translated as MHVREYLHSFLIITSFNFNHANDWTGDKDIKQYFEQTSEDMKAFFEKQKYRVEKALNSGYMEAVKVTDTVSNFVENQQRKISMDINSYVESVKESGRKAADSWSYLPTEEPGARMEQPDLISSVPATIVRNGYICETHTVVSQGYILNIHRIPHPKGNKNVSKKTILLQHGLFASSADWILNGPEKGLAYVLADAGYDVWMSNVRGNKYSREHACLKTSSKSYWNFSWHDIALYDIPSIIDYITTMKGDAEVTYIGHSMGTTIIFAMLTLRPEYNSILKAAFALAPVVFLSDIKSPIKSLAPIASNVAYMEMLYGSHEFLPKKSALRRISSSCDAENMESLACKNVIFYICGYNEKQFNKTLLPVFMNNLGTGTSWKTAVHFAQEVMAGGKFQQFDYGSNNQRVYDSDTPLEYDLSKITLPVILVWAENDLLSSEKDVKSLYEKLPPTTKIYKIPDPNFNHLDYLWAIEAPKLLNDKVMEYLNDIYTESSGFFTFHIGK; from the coding sequence ATGCACGTACGAGAGTATTTACACAGTTTTCTTATAATCAcctcatttaattttaaccatGCTAACGACTGGACTGGTGACAAAgacataaaacaatatttcgaACAAACTTCTGAAGACATGAAGGcttttttcgaaaaacaaaagtacCGAGTCGAGAAGGCTCTCAACTCTGGTTATATGGAAGCGGTAAAAGTGACGGATACAGTTAGCAACTTTGTTGAAAATCAACAACGTAAAATAAGCATGGACATCAACAGTTACGTCGAAAGTGTTAAGGAAAGTGGCAGAAAAGCTGCGGATTCATGGTCCTATCTACCTACAGAAGAGCCGGGAGCTCGTATGGAACAGCCAGACTTAATATCGTCAGTTCCAGCTACAATTGTACGCAATGGTTACATTTGTGAGACACACACTGTCGTATCTCAAGGGTACATACTGAACATACATAGGATACCGCATCCTAAAGGAAACAAAAACGTGTCAAAGAAAACAATACTATTACAGCATGGCTTGTTTGCTAGTTCAGCAGATTGGATTCTTAATGGACCAGAAAAAGGGCTCGCGTACGTTCTAGCTGATGCTGGTTATGATGTCTGGATGTCCAATGTGCGGGGAAACAAATACTCGAGAGAACACGCCTGTCTTAAAACTAGTTCTAAATCATACTGGAATTTTTCCTGGCATGATATTGCTCTGTACGATATTCCTTCGATCATAGATTATATTACTACTATGAAGGGAGATGCAGAAGTAACATACATTGGACATTCCATGGGCACAACCATTATATTCGCGATGCTGACATTGAGACCGGAATATAACTCCATATTAAAGGCGGCCTTTGCACTAGCTCCGGTCGTATTTTTGTCTGATATCAAATCCCCTATCAAATCACTAGCGCCCATTGCGAGTAACGTAGCTTATATGGAAATGTTATATGGTTCGCATGAGTTTTTACCGAAGAAATCGGCACTAAGAAGAATATCAAGTTCCTGCGACGCGGAGAATATGGAATCTTTAGCATGtaaaaatgtgattttttatatctgtGGTTACAACGAGAAACAGTTTAATAAGACGTTATTACCTGTATTTATGAACAACTTGGGTACTGGTACGTCTTGGAAAACGGCCGTTCATTTTGCGCAAGAGGTTATGGCGGGTGGAAAATTTCAACAGTTTGACTATGGATCGAACAACCAAAGAGTTTACGATTCTGATACCCCACTTGAATACGACCTAAGTAAAATAACACTGCCCGTCATATTGGTATGGGCCGAAAATGATTTACTATCGAGTGAGAAAGATGTTAAATCCTTGTATGAGAAGTTGCCGCCAACgacaaagatatataaaataccagATCCAAATTTCAATCATTTAGACTACTTATGGGCTATAGAGGCtcctaaattattaaatgataaggtaatggaatatttaaatgatatttatacaGAATCAAGCGGATTTTTCACTTTCCATATTGGTAAGtga